In a genomic window of Myotis daubentonii chromosome X, mMyoDau2.1, whole genome shotgun sequence:
- the LOC132224935 gene encoding caveolin-2-like has translation MGLETEKADVQLFMDEDAYSHHSGLDYTHPAKCADSDPDRDPNQLNEHLKLDFQDVIAEPESTHSFDNVWICSHALFEVSKFVVYKFLTLFLASPLAFAAGILFATLSCLHIWIIMPFVKTCLMVQPSVQTIWKSMTDVVIAPLCVSAGRLLSSVSVQLSRD, from the coding sequence ATGGGGCTGGAGACCGAGAAGGCGGACGTCCAGCTCTTCATGGACGAGGACGCCTACAGCCACCACAGCGGCCTCGACTACACCCACCCTGCCAAGTGCGCGGACTCGGACCCGGATCGGGATCCAAACCAGCTCAACGAGCATCTCAAGCTGGACTTCCAGGATGTGATCGCAGAGCCCGAGTCCACGCACTCCTTCGACAACGTGTGGATCTGCAGCCATGCCCTCTTCGAGGTCAGCAAATTCGTGGTTTACAAGTTCCTGACCCTGTTCCTGGCGAGCCCCCTGGCCTTTGCCGCGGGGATTCTCTTTGCCACCCTCAGCTGTCTGCACATCTGGATTATAATGCCTTTTGTAAAGACCTGCCTAATGGTCCAGCCTTCGGTGCAGACAATATGGAAGAGCATGACAGACGTTGTCATTGCCCCATTGTGTGTGAGCGCAGGGCGCCTCCTCTCTTCTGTCAGCGTGCAGCTGAGCCGCGACTGA